A genomic segment from Actinomadura hallensis encodes:
- a CDS encoding sensor histidine kinase: MLRGRARSVRSRIVLLLVPPVTALLVLWGVAATTTLRDSVRQSRAQTFTQKVLEPTDQVIAALQDERRMSLSALGDDATIGRAGFEAQREATDRARARFQTSAADEEVAGATRDATLQRMRRLAEMLGGLEPLRAEVDDRNLGRAEAMARYTEYIEMAAEIYDEVHSLDPQLVRQNRVLRTLDGARENLSREDALVTGALAAGRLSEDEHLQLVQFAGAHRFLYSDAARNLQGDYRVRYEQIVSGPEFRRFEELQNRLMEDGPSRGRPGVDIGAWHTATEAVDAQLAQLSSDIRAENTRRAGDEANAVLLRLALTGGLGLLAVIASILIAIRAGRRLIVESRAMAAAVDDFAQHRLPLINERARRGEWPLEEELPGGDGREGRDGGRFRVTEVDRIDRAFAQTQRAVVRAAENEARANQRLNEIFVTLARRNQSLLQRLLRMLETMQRGTEDPDELERLFELDALATRMRRHAEGLVILSGRPSGRTWADPVRMVDVARAAASEVEDYARVEVVSMGRTALLGPAVADTIHLVAELIENATVFSPPNTTVRVSGQAVAHGFVMEVEDRGLGMAPEMMAQLNRLLATAPELDLDDSARLGLFVVAKLSARHGIKVTLRPSPYGGVTAIALIPQKLLAEPPDGSGPHPVGDSGEWALSRSPAPPPQGPPAQRGAEHLALVTPPASELPMRRRRGSAARGPRRPADSGEHPSAAAPPERSPEAARDFMSTMQRGWRRGRAADAGDGGP; this comes from the coding sequence ATGCTCCGCGGCCGGGCCAGGTCCGTCCGATCACGGATCGTACTGCTGCTGGTTCCGCCGGTCACCGCCCTCCTGGTGCTGTGGGGCGTGGCCGCCACGACCACGCTGCGCGACAGCGTGCGGCAGTCCCGTGCGCAGACGTTCACCCAGAAGGTGCTGGAGCCCACCGACCAGGTCATCGCCGCGCTGCAGGACGAGCGGCGGATGTCGCTGTCGGCGCTGGGCGACGACGCGACCATCGGGCGGGCCGGGTTCGAGGCGCAGCGCGAGGCCACCGACCGGGCCCGCGCGCGGTTCCAGACGTCGGCCGCCGACGAGGAGGTCGCGGGCGCGACGCGCGACGCGACCCTGCAGCGGATGAGGCGGCTCGCGGAGATGCTCGGCGGGCTGGAGCCGCTGCGCGCCGAGGTCGACGACCGCAACCTCGGACGCGCCGAGGCGATGGCGCGCTACACCGAGTACATCGAGATGGCCGCCGAGATCTACGACGAGGTCCACTCGCTGGACCCGCAGCTCGTCCGGCAGAACCGGGTCCTGCGCACGCTCGACGGCGCGCGGGAGAACCTCTCGCGGGAGGACGCGCTCGTCACCGGCGCGCTGGCCGCCGGGCGGCTGAGCGAGGACGAGCACCTCCAGCTCGTGCAGTTCGCCGGGGCGCACCGGTTCCTGTACTCGGACGCGGCCCGCAACCTCCAGGGCGACTACCGGGTGCGGTACGAGCAGATCGTGTCGGGGCCGGAGTTCCGCCGGTTCGAGGAGCTGCAGAACCGGCTGATGGAGGACGGCCCGTCCCGCGGGCGGCCCGGCGTGGACATCGGCGCCTGGCACACCGCGACCGAGGCGGTGGACGCCCAGCTGGCGCAGCTGTCGTCCGACATCCGCGCGGAGAACACCCGGCGCGCCGGCGACGAGGCGAACGCGGTGCTGCTGCGGCTGGCGCTGACCGGCGGGCTGGGGCTGCTCGCGGTGATCGCGTCCATCCTGATCGCGATCCGGGCCGGCCGCCGGCTGATCGTGGAGAGCCGCGCCATGGCCGCGGCCGTCGACGACTTCGCGCAGCACCGGCTGCCGCTGATCAACGAGCGGGCGCGGCGGGGCGAGTGGCCGCTGGAGGAGGAGCTCCCGGGCGGCGACGGCCGGGAGGGCCGCGACGGCGGGCGGTTCCGGGTGACGGAGGTCGACCGGATCGACCGGGCGTTCGCGCAGACGCAGCGGGCGGTCGTGCGCGCCGCCGAGAACGAGGCCCGCGCGAACCAGCGGCTGAACGAGATCTTCGTGACGCTGGCCCGCCGCAACCAGTCGCTGCTGCAGCGGCTCCTGCGGATGCTGGAGACGATGCAGCGCGGCACCGAGGACCCCGACGAGCTGGAGCGGCTGTTCGAGCTGGACGCGCTGGCGACGCGGATGCGGCGGCACGCCGAGGGCCTGGTCATCCTGTCCGGCCGCCCGTCCGGGCGGACGTGGGCCGACCCGGTCCGGATGGTGGACGTGGCGCGCGCGGCGGCGTCCGAGGTCGAGGACTACGCCCGCGTCGAGGTGGTGTCGATGGGCCGGACGGCGCTGCTCGGGCCCGCGGTCGCCGACACCATCCACCTCGTCGCGGAGCTGATCGAGAACGCGACGGTGTTCTCGCCGCCCAACACCACGGTCCGGGTGTCGGGGCAGGCGGTCGCGCACGGGTTCGTGATGGAGGTGGAGGACCGCGGACTCGGCATGGCGCCGGAGATGATGGCGCAGCTGAACCGGCTGCTGGCCACCGCCCCGGAGCTGGACCTGGACGACAGCGCCCGGCTCGGCCTGTTCGTGGTGGCGAAGCTGTCGGCGCGGCACGGCATCAAGGTGACGCTGCGGCCCTCCCCGTACGGCGGCGTCACGGCGATCGCGCTGATCCCGCAGAAGCTGCTGGCGGAGCCGCCCGACGGTTCGGGCCCCCACCCGGTCGGGGACAGCGGCGAATGGGCCCTGTCCCGGTCCCCGGCGCCGCCTCCGCAGGGGCCGCCGGCCCAGCGGGGGGCGGAGCATCTCGCGCTGGTCACTCCCCCGGCCTCGGAGCTGCCCATGCGGCGCCGCCGGGGGTCGGCGGCGAGGGGGCCGCGACGTCCGGCCGACTCGGGTGAGCATCCGTCCGCGGCGGCCCCGCCGGAGCGGTCGCCGGAGGCCGCACGTGACTTCATGTCCACCATGCAGCGCGGCTGGCGGCGCGGTCGCGCCGCCGACGCCGGCGACGGCGGTCCGTGA
- a CDS encoding SRPBCC family protein, whose translation MTEKDTGGNGRSLTDELPVDQLKEAGRELVQALMVKTLTGASEKIQGMTQRLTEAADGGAGSKMAATGVKKLAEGESPLKAGLSAGATGAKEKVKDAVSSIGGGKDGGADGKGDKKKVTNIVEQFDVGIPRRVAYDQWTQFADYPSFTKKVESVEQESDEKLNWRAQIFLSHRSWESTIIEQVPDERIVWKSKGPKGYVDGAVTFHEITPTMTRVILVAEYHPDGFFEKTANLWRAQGRRLRLDFKHIKRHMMTRTLLEQDQIEGWRGEIRDGEVVKTHEEALKEEQEKSKAEDQPEAEDQPEAEEQSKAETDEQPEGEAEEQPEGKTEEQPEAEAEEQPEDRAEEAAEEPKEKAETPA comes from the coding sequence ATGACGGAGAAGGACACCGGGGGCAACGGCCGGTCCCTCACCGACGAACTGCCCGTCGACCAGCTCAAGGAAGCGGGGCGGGAACTCGTCCAGGCGCTCATGGTGAAAACGCTCACGGGCGCCAGCGAGAAGATCCAGGGCATGACCCAGCGGCTCACCGAGGCCGCGGACGGAGGCGCCGGCTCGAAGATGGCCGCGACCGGCGTCAAGAAGCTCGCCGAAGGAGAGTCGCCGCTCAAGGCGGGCCTCAGCGCGGGCGCGACCGGCGCGAAGGAGAAGGTGAAGGACGCCGTCTCCTCCATCGGCGGAGGCAAGGACGGCGGCGCCGACGGCAAGGGCGACAAGAAGAAGGTCACCAACATCGTCGAACAGTTCGACGTCGGCATTCCCCGCCGCGTCGCCTACGACCAGTGGACGCAGTTCGCCGACTACCCGAGCTTCACCAAGAAGGTCGAGAGCGTCGAGCAGGAGTCCGACGAGAAGCTGAACTGGCGGGCGCAGATCTTCCTGTCCCACCGGTCCTGGGAGTCCACGATCATCGAGCAGGTTCCGGACGAGCGGATCGTCTGGAAGTCCAAGGGCCCCAAGGGCTACGTCGACGGCGCGGTCACGTTCCACGAGATCACGCCGACGATGACCCGGGTCATCCTCGTCGCCGAGTACCACCCGGACGGCTTCTTCGAGAAGACCGCCAACCTCTGGCGCGCGCAGGGCCGCCGCCTCCGCCTCGACTTCAAGCACATCAAGCGCCACATGATGACGCGCACGCTGCTCGAACAGGACCAGATCGAGGGCTGGCGCGGCGAGATCCGCGACGGCGAGGTCGTCAAGACCCACGAGGAGGCCCTGAAGGAGGAGCAGGAGAAGTCCAAGGCAGAGGATCAGCCCGAGGCAGAGGATCAGCCCGAGGCCGAGGAGCAGTCCAAGGCCGAGACGGACGAGCAGCCCGAGGGGGAGGCAGAAGAGCAGCCCGAGGGCAAGACGGAGGAGCAGCCGGAGGCCGAGGCCGAAGAGCAGCCCGAGGACCGGGCGGAGGAGGCGGCCGAGGAGCCCAAGGAGAAGGCGGAAACCCCCGCCTGA